Genomic window (Desulfuromonas sp.):
CCGCCACGTGTGCTGAAGGTGCTTTTCCGCGTCGTCGAAAAACTCGGTGGATCAAACAGGATGATATCAAATTTCCGTTTTTCTCGCGAGAAGCGGTCGAGAGCGGCAAAACAATCATCGACAATGAATTCATGCCGTTTCGGATTGATCCTGTTGACGGCAAAATTCTCGCGGGCCCAGTCAAGGTAGGTTGCGGAGGTATCAACGCTGACAACTTTTTTCGCGCCGGCCGCCGCCGCGGCAACCGAGAATGCTCCGGTGTAGGCAAACAGGTTGAGGAATGTCCTGCCGCTGACCTGATCCATCAGATCGCGGCGGTTTTCCCGCTGATCAAAGAAAAGCCCGGCATTCAACCCCTCCTCCAGATCGACCAGAAAGGTTAGATCATTTTCGAGCACCGGTTGCCGACCGATCGAAGGCTCTCCGGAGAGGAGTTGGCTGTAATTTTTGCCGCCGCCTGCCGCTTCAAGCTGCCGCGTTTTTTTCGGACGCTTTTTCTCATAGATGCCGTTCGGCTTAAGCAGTGCGGTCAGGACATCGACAATCAGCCGGAGATGGGGCCGCCAGCTTTCAGTGAAAAGCTGCAGCATCAGGTGCTCATCGTACCGATCAACCGTCAGTCCAGGCAGACCGTCCCCTTCGCCATTAATCAGCCGATATGCATTGGTCCCATCCAGCTGTAAAAATTGCCGCAGACCCAGGGACTGCTCGACCTTTCCCTGCAGCCAGGTTTTATTGAGACGCACCGGCTTCCGATCGAGCAGCCGGGCAACGATACGCTCACCCGGATCGAGCAATGCCGTAGCGAGGTGCGTTCCCTTCTCTGAGCAGAGCGTTATCACATCGCCGCATTGACCCGCTGGCCATTTCTTGGTGTATCGGTCGGCGATGACCCAGGGATGTCCGAGGCCAATCATGCGCGCTGTTTCCGGTCCGACAATATATTTATTCTGATTCGTCACAACATTAGTCCTGAATTGCTGCCGGCAAGACTCCAGTAATGCCAGGGAAGGGCAGTATTATTTACAAACAGAAAAAGAATAATCTTTTGCAGAGCAGATTTAAACCATAAAGATAGATATTCTTTGTGCGTCCGCTGCCCTGATGATTATCATGTCTTTAACATAAATGCTTTTAGGTATATGCTATGCA
Coding sequences:
- a CDS encoding class I SAM-dependent rRNA methyltransferase, whose translation is MIGLGHPWVIADRYTKKWPAGQCGDVITLCSEKGTHLATALLDPGERIVARLLDRKPVRLNKTWLQGKVEQSLGLRQFLQLDGTNAYRLINGEGDGLPGLTVDRYDEHLMLQLFTESWRPHLRLIVDVLTALLKPNGIYEKKRPKKTRQLEAAGGGKNYSQLLSGEPSIGRQPVLENDLTFLVDLEEGLNAGLFFDQRENRRDLMDQVSGRTFLNLFAYTGAFSVAAAAAGAKKVVSVDTSATYLDWARENFAVNRINPKRHEFIVDDCFAALDRFSREKRKFDIILFDPPSFSTTRKSTFSTRGGTSDLVAKTLPLLNPGGLLLCSSNHQKTDLNSYLKELRRGVLAVDGDLRVIAVRAQPGDFPYPVTFPEGRYLKYVCAVSGQ